In Saprospiraceae bacterium, the sequence GCTTTGATTTGTCTGTCACTTTTCATTATCAGCATGATCTTTGGTTGGTCTATGCTCTGGCCTTATGCATCTTTTTTCTTTTCTGGTTCTAAAGCTACTTCGGCTTTGTCTATGATGAATGCATTTTTCCTGGTCTTGATCCCTATGGTTTTTGTGATTTTTATGGGTGCGCGGATGTATAATGGTACACGACTGCCCAAATCCCTGGCTGCCGGACTGGGAGGACTTTGGTTACTCAATCTCATGGGTGGTGCCTTCTTTGGCCTGAATACCGCTCGCCAATTTAGCAACCATGCCCACCAAGATCGAATAGTGTATGAAGGAAAGATCAACAGCGATGTACTCAATGTGCAAGTAGGTGACAAAAAAGACCGCAATGATTTCTTCAAATTATTTGGAGAGGTTTGGATCGAAGACGGCAAAGTAATCTACCCTAAAGTGCCGGTGCATATCTCTGCTTCCAATGATGACCAGTTTCACATACGCCAGGACTTACACGCAGCAGGCTCCAGCAATGCAGAAGCCAGACGACGCGCCCTGAAAATAGATGATGTAGCCAGGATAGATGGCAATACGCTCTATGTAGACAATTATATTGGTATCGATCGCCAGACTAAAATCAGGGATCAGCATACTTCGGTCTTTATCGAAGTGCCTGTTGGAAAAAGTGTCAGGATCGGTGAAGACATGTATCCGGTCGATGGTGACAAAATAGAATCCAACGATTATCCCTGGAATATGAATGGGCTCACCTGGGTCATGACCAAAGATGGATTGATCTGCCCGGAATATGATGCTGCTCATCCCAAAGTGATCGAAGATGCACAGCAATCAGTAGGTGATGCACAAGATGTCAAAGATGAAATAAAAAAAGCCGTCGAAGATGCCCACCAGGCAGTCGATGAAGCAAAGGATGAAGTCAAAAAAGCGGTAAAAGAAGTAAAAGAGGCCGCCAAAGAAGTACAGAAAGAAGTAAAGGAACGCAAAGTGAATTGATTTAGAGTAATACTTATAAGAGCAGTATGAAGCCCTTCCACGACGGAAGGGCTTTTTTTTGCATGGGCTAGTAGGTTTTACTCAGATCTCAGCTTAGTCATTAAAAAAATTTCAACAGGTCAAAGGTTCTTCAAAAAATAGTCGTATATATTGAAGTATCAAACCAGCCAAAGCTCAAAAAATGCTTAAATCAATTCGAATTACACCTTCGTATGTATTGACTCTATCAATAGTGTTAATTTCATCGTTGTCCATTCTACCTGGATCAGGACAGAATTTTTATGATATTAAAACCATTCAAAAAATTGAAATCACCTTTTCACAAAACAATTGGGATTATCAACTCGATACCTCCAAAGCCGGTGCTGAAGGTTACATCATGGCAAAATCCGTAGCGGTCAATGGAGTTGTATTTGATAGTGTCGGTATAAAATATAAAGGCAACAGCACCTATAATGCTAATCAAAAAAAGAACCCTTTCCACATTGAGCTTAATACTTACAAAGAGCAGGACTACCAGGGTTATACTGACATCAAACTAAGCAATAGTGCCAAAGACCCCACTTTTATTAGAGAAGTGCTATCTTATGAAATATTAAGGAACTACATGGATGCGCCTCTTGCCAACTATGCCAATGTGTATATCAACGGCTCCTTGATAGGCCTGTATCCTAATGTTGAATCCATTTCCAAAAAATTTGTAAATAACCACTTCTATTCTAATAACAATGCTTTTATAAAATGTAATCCTATAGCAGGAGCCGGCCAAGGTACCATGGCTAAACCCAATCTTGTATACCTGGGAAAGGATAGCAGCGCTTATGATGCGGCCTACGAATTAAAATCCGATGATGGCTGGAGCGCGTTGATTGCTCTTTGTGATACGCTCGCAAACAATATCAATGGCATAGAAAACATACTGGATGTAGATCGGGTATTGTGGATGTTGGCTTTTGATAATGTTTTTGTCAACCTGGATAGTTATATCGGTGTATTTTCTCAAAACTATTATTTATACCAGGACGACAACGGTTTATTCAATCCAGTAGTCTGGGATCTCAATGAGTCATTAGGCACTTTTAGTCAAACAGGTACGATCAACTTGCAGAATACCATTGCCAAACAGCAAATGACCCATCTGCTCCATCTCAATGATGCTGCATGGCCGTTGATACAAAAACTGCTCGCTATCCCCCGATATAAGCATATGTATATTGCCCATATGAAGACAATGATTTCAGAATTTTTTGCCAGCGGTACCTATTTTACCAGGGCTAACGAATTGCAAACCATCATCAATGCAGCAGTCCAGGCTGACCCAAATAAGTTTTTTAGCTATGCACAATTTCAAAGCAATCTGACTTCTGACATTTCGGGAGGTATGGGCGGGACACCGGGTATTAAAAACCTCATGGACGGGAGAAGTACCTATTTGTTGGCATTGACAGATTTTACAGCGACGGCACCTTCCATCTCCAATGTCAGTGCATCCAATAACGCTCCGGCCATCAATAGCACTTTGTATATTAATGCAACAGTGACCAATGCTAAAGAAGTATTTATCGGATATCGGTTTTCAAAAGAAAGCCCATTCACCAAAGTCAAAATGTTTGATGATGGAGTACACAATGATGGTACGGCAGGCGACCAGGTATTTGGAATAGATATCACCATGAAGACTGCTTTTGCGGAGTATTATTTTTACGCCGACAATTCGAACGCCGGTATTTTCTCCCCAGTAAGAGCTGAACATGAGTTTTATAATTTATATGCTGTACAATCAACTATTCAAAAAGGAGAGTTAGTCATCAATGAACTGATGGCTGATAATGGTGCTACGATAGCTGATGCACATGGAGACTACGATGATTGGATCGAACTATACAATACTACCTCTAACACAATTAGTCTTGACAATCTGTATTTGTCTGATTCTTATACCTCTACACAAAAGTGGAAATTTCCTGATGGAACGACCATAGGTCCAAAATCCTATTTAATCGTGTGGGCAGATGATGATGAAGATCAGGAAGGCATTCATGCTACCTTCAAATTATCAGCCACCGGCGAGCAAGCTATTTTATCATATGCTGATAGCTACGTAGTAGATAGCATCAGCTTTGGTGCGCAAACCAAAGATATTTCTTATTTGAGGTGCCCAAATGGAAGCGGTACTTTTAAATTGTACACACCTTCTTTTGGTGCAGAAAATTGTTTGACCACCGCCTTAGGTGAGGTAAATCTCAACAATCAAGCGGAAGCATTAAAAGCGATTGTTTTTCCAAATCCGGCAAATGATTATATAGACATTCAATTTTTGGGGCCAAATAGTAAGCCCTTAACTGTGGAGCTCTTTGATGTATCGGGCAGGATGGTTCAAAAATCGAGAATAGCTGCTAAAGCCACCACCGCACGGCTGGAGACTACCCTTGTTCATTCAGGAACCTATCTACTTAAAATTTCAAGTGAGCACGCAGTAACTTCCAAAATAGTTATGATTGCAAAATAGTTGGTTTATGGTTGTCCGCTACTAGTTCCTGCCTTATTTACATATTATGGAGAACCCAACACGTTTATGCCCGGGTCATGGTAAGACAGGACTTTGTTGATTTTAATTTGTAGACGAAATTCGATGTACTAAAACTGAGAAAATTAATCCCAGGGAAAGGAGTAACGAATTACAAATAAAGTCGTAACGCTAACGATATCTCCTGCTCCGGGATTGCAAAACCTATTTATTTCCAAGCCCGGTTATTTGGTTATTTTATATCTTCATCCAATACCTTGGACAGAGGTGGAAGAGGAATAACCTTCCTACCACTGATCGATTTTTAAAATAGCTTACCTTATTCTGCAGATGAAAAAATTAATATTGTTTGGTGCCATTCTTCTATCAGTCTATTCCGCCCAGGCACAATTTAACACCCAGGCCTGGCGAGGCAAAAAATGCGCCGTAGCCATTACTTACGACGATGCTTTAAATGTACACCTGGACCATGCACTTCCGATATTGGATTCTTTGGGACTGAAGGCTACTTTTTATCTGACCACCTATACTCCTGCTTTTAAAAACAGGATGTTTGAGTGGAAAGCTGTAGCAGCCGAAGGGCATGAACTAGGAAATCATACTTTATTCCACCCTTGCCTCGGGGGCACGCCTGGCCGGTCCTGGGTACGACCTGAGTACGATATGTCTACTTATACTATCCGTAGGATGTCCGACGAAATCAGGATGACCAATGTCATGTTGGAGGCCATCGATGGACTCAAGAAAAGAACCTTTGCTTTTACCTGTGGGGATATGATGGTCAGCGATGGTTCTTTCGTCGAGCAGATCAAGCCTGATTTTAATGGAGCCCGGGCAGTGCGACATGAGATGCATCCTATCCAGGCAGTCGATCTGTACAATATCGACTGTTATGCCATCAACGGCGAGTCAGGAGCCCAGATGATCGACCTGGTCGAAAAAGCCATGGCGACCAATTCACTGCTGGTCTTTTTATTTCACGGTGTAGGGGGAGAACACAATATCAATGTTGACCTCGAAGCCCATCGGGAGCTCTTGCAGTACATCAAAGCCAATGAAAAAGACATCATGGTCGCCCCCATGGTAGAGCTG encodes:
- a CDS encoding PspC domain-containing protein produces the protein MNKIHTINLGGHPFTVDEDAFEYLQAYIRSLRKHFKNSAGCEEIIGDIESRLAELLTERLDGRTIVTLREVKEVISIMGSPEEFGADPIDETIIDPDRPRKTHKGKKLFKDPDDKIISGVCSGIAAYFGIQDPVWVRLIFSVLIFGGGIGFPVYIILSIILPKATTAADRLAMKGEPIDYNSIAKTVQEEIEHLSNEFNSNLDPETKKQFKASFSTAGKVVSAGSGLLSGLFLLIGNILRNLVPIALKVFAVVALICLSLFIISMIFGWSMLWPYASFFFSGSKATSALSMMNAFFLVLIPMVFVIFMGARMYNGTRLPKSLAAGLGGLWLLNLMGGAFFGLNTARQFSNHAHQDRIVYEGKINSDVLNVQVGDKKDRNDFFKLFGEVWIEDGKVIYPKVPVHISASNDDQFHIRQDLHAAGSSNAEARRRALKIDDVARIDGNTLYVDNYIGIDRQTKIRDQHTSVFIEVPVGKSVRIGEDMYPVDGDKIESNDYPWNMNGLTWVMTKDGLICPEYDAAHPKVIEDAQQSVGDAQDVKDEIKKAVEDAHQAVDEAKDEVKKAVKEVKEAAKEVQKEVKERKVN
- a CDS encoding CotH kinase family protein, with translation MLKSIRITPSYVLTLSIVLISSLSILPGSGQNFYDIKTIQKIEITFSQNNWDYQLDTSKAGAEGYIMAKSVAVNGVVFDSVGIKYKGNSTYNANQKKNPFHIELNTYKEQDYQGYTDIKLSNSAKDPTFIREVLSYEILRNYMDAPLANYANVYINGSLIGLYPNVESISKKFVNNHFYSNNNAFIKCNPIAGAGQGTMAKPNLVYLGKDSSAYDAAYELKSDDGWSALIALCDTLANNINGIENILDVDRVLWMLAFDNVFVNLDSYIGVFSQNYYLYQDDNGLFNPVVWDLNESLGTFSQTGTINLQNTIAKQQMTHLLHLNDAAWPLIQKLLAIPRYKHMYIAHMKTMISEFFASGTYFTRANELQTIINAAVQADPNKFFSYAQFQSNLTSDISGGMGGTPGIKNLMDGRSTYLLALTDFTATAPSISNVSASNNAPAINSTLYINATVTNAKEVFIGYRFSKESPFTKVKMFDDGVHNDGTAGDQVFGIDITMKTAFAEYYFYADNSNAGIFSPVRAEHEFYNLYAVQSTIQKGELVINELMADNGATIADAHGDYDDWIELYNTTSNTISLDNLYLSDSYTSTQKWKFPDGTTIGPKSYLIVWADDDEDQEGIHATFKLSATGEQAILSYADSYVVDSISFGAQTKDISYLRCPNGSGTFKLYTPSFGAENCLTTALGEVNLNNQAEALKAIVFPNPANDYIDIQFLGPNSKPLTVELFDVSGRMVQKSRIAAKATTARLETTLVHSGTYLLKISSEHAVTSKIVMIAK